The region GTATTCGCAGGACAGGACATATGGCATTTCTACCTTAAAATCGGGTTGAATCTCTGATATGACCGAACCATTTGAAACCCATAGTAACGAAGTTAGAAAGCGCAATTCCTGCAAAGCAGTAATAGTAAAAAACGGCAAAATTCTTCTCACACTTAACCGCGATAATACGGGAGACTTTTACTTTTTGCCCGGTGGAGGGCAGAAATTCGGGGAAACCCTTCATCAGGCCTTACAGCGGGAGGTGCTTGAGGAAACAGGCTGGATTGTCGAGCCGGGAGAGCTGATCCTGTCGCGGGATTACATCGGGGCCAACCATGAATTCGCCCGGTGGGAGGCGGATGCTCACCAGACGGAACTGATTTTCACGGCGATTCCAAT is a window of Candidatus Aegiribacteria sp. DNA encoding:
- a CDS encoding NUDIX domain-containing protein, giving the protein MTEPFETHSNEVRKRNSCKAVIVKNGKILLTLNRDNTGDFYFLPGGGQKFGETLHQALQREVLEETGWIVEPGELILSRDYIGANHEFARWEADAHQTELIFTAIPIRHKEQPLEPDAWQTGIEWVEPDRLKDIRIYPSILKTILPKIISGTYRGPLYLGDVN